From a single Eleginops maclovinus isolate JMC-PN-2008 ecotype Puerto Natales chromosome 20, JC_Emac_rtc_rv5, whole genome shotgun sequence genomic region:
- the sumf1 gene encoding LOW QUALITY PROTEIN: formylglycine-generating enzyme (The sequence of the model RefSeq protein was modified relative to this genomic sequence to represent the inferred CDS: inserted 1 base in 1 codon) translates to MVRCFALFFIFCCVYEVFCAHESGGAQSQGATSCGCEKLKRAAAMQPVEDSTVSADPAHKYSRSANERLQEAQGDEENLLSQMVLIYGGVFLMGTDNPAIPADGEGPQRPVHVDSFYMEIQEVTNQQFQNFVNATGYLTEAENFGDSFVFEGILSESVKNQITQAVAAAPWWLPVKGANWKHPNGPDSNITDRQDHPVLHVSWXDAVAYCSWANRRLPTEAEWEYACRGGLKDRLYPWGNNLNPKGLHYANLWQGDFPNHNSAEDGYIQTSPVMSFPANGFGLHDMVGNAWEWTSDWWNVHHTTDQQQNPMGPSSGTDKVKKGGSYMCHKSYCYRYRCAARSQNTPDSAASNLGFRCVSQEKR, encoded by the exons ATGGTGCGATGTTTTgccttgtttttcattttttgttgtgtgtacGAAGTGTTTTGTGCTCATGAGTCAGGCGGGGCTCAGTCCCAGGGAGCAACTAGTTGCGGCTGTGAGAAACTGAAGAGAGCCGCTGCTATGCAGCCTGTGGAGGACAGCACGGTGTCTGCAGACCCAGCTCACAAATACTCAAGAAGCGCCAATgagaggctgcaggaggctcaGGGAGATGAGGAGAATCTACTCAGTCAG ATGGTGCTGATTTATGGAGGAGTGTTCCTGATGGGAACAGACAACCCAGCCATCCCTGCAGATGGCGAGGGCCCTCAGAGACCGGTGCACGTGGACTCCTTCTACATGGAGATCCAGGAAGTGACAAATCAACAGTTTCAGAACTTTGTCAATGCCACAGGATACTTAACTGAG GCAGAGAACTTCGGAGACTCATTTGTGTTTGAGGGGATTTTGAGCGAAAGTGTAAAAAACCAAATCACCCAAGCT GTGGCtgctgccccctggtggctTCCAGTCAAAGGTGCCAACTGGAAGCACCCTAATGGTCCAGACTCCAACATCACAGACAG GCAGGACCATCCTGTTCTACATGTGTCCT GCGATGCAGTTGCCTATTGCTCCTGGGCCAACAGGAGACTACCTACAGAGGCAGAATGGGAGTACGCTTGCAGAGGCGGCCTTAAAGACAG ACTTTACCCCTGGGGAAACAACTTAAACCCGAAAGGACTACACTATGCCAACCTATGGCAGGGGGATTTCCCCAACCATAACTCTGCAGAGGATGGATACATTCAGACTTCACCg GTGATGTCCTTTCCAGCCAATGGTTTCGGTCTGCATGACATGGTGGGAAATGCATGGGAATGGACCTCAGACTGGTGGAATGTGCATCACACCACAGATCAACAACAAAACCCA ATGGGTCCTTCGTCAGGCACAGACAAGGTGAAGAAGGGAGGCTCATACATGTGCCACAAG TCTTACTGTTATAGATACCGATGTGCTGCTCGTAGCCAGAACACTCCAGACAGTGCAGCCTCTAATCTCGGTTTCCGCTGTGTCTCTCAGGAGAAACGGTGA